Proteins encoded within one genomic window of Fragaria vesca subsp. vesca linkage group LG1, FraVesHawaii_1.0, whole genome shotgun sequence:
- the LOC101304128 gene encoding probable aquaporin SIP2-1-like, with amino-acid sequence MGRIGLLVSDFIISFMWVSSGVFVKKFVHNVLGFSHEPTAEILKSALSIVNMFFFAFLAKLTKGGTYNPLTVFSDAITGDFSRFLFTVAARVPAQVLGSVAGVRFIMGTFPGIGLGPRLTVDIHKGALTEGLLAYAIVTISLGLSRNIPGSFFRKTWISSVSKLTLHILGSDLTGGCMNPASVMGWAYARGDHITKEHILVYWLAPIEATLLAVWTSRLLFPPKEDKKAKVE; translated from the exons ATGGGGAGGATTGGTTTGCTCGTTTCAGATTTCATAATCTCATTCATGTGGGTATCATCAGGTGTTTTTGTCAAGAAATTTGTGCACAATGTTTTGGGTTTCTCTCATGAACCCACTGCTGAGATTCTCAAGTCCGCTCTTTCAATTGTCAACATGTTTTTCTTTGCTTTCTTGGCTAAGCTTACCAAGGGTGGCACCTACAATCCTCTCACCGTTTTCTCGGATGCCATCACCGGCGATTTCAGCCGTTTCTTATTCACTGTTGCTGCCAGAGTCCCTGCTCAG GTTCTTGGCTCTGTTGCTGGAGTTAGGTTCATAATGGGGACCTTTCCTGGAATAGGTCTCGGGCCACGTTTGACTGTTGACATCCATAAAGGGGCCCTTACAGAAGGATTACTGGCATATGCAATCGTTACTATCTCACTTGGTCTTTCCAGAAATATCCCGGGGAGCTTTTTCAGGAAGACATGGATCTCAAGTGTTTCGAAGTTAACTCTGCATATTCTTGGCTCTGATCTGACTGGTGGTTGCATGAACCCAGCTTCT GTAATGGGATGGGCTTATGCTCGCGGCGACCATATCACCAAGGAGCATATACTTGTTTATTGGCTTGCCCCAATAGAGGCAACTCTACTTGCAGTATGGACATCTAGGTTGCTGTTTCCACCAAAAGAGGACAAGAAAGCTAAAGTAGAATGA